The nucleotide window ccctttccaaatactactttcacatccttgaccattgcgagtacatcttctccggtttggttatgaggcttcttccggtggtctggcttacctttaaaatgcttacctttctttcttacttggtgattcaaaggaaggaatcgacgatggccaaggtacatgacctttcgacatcttttcaaatatatactgtcaaggtcatcaaaacaatgtgtgcatgcattatatcctttgtttgtctgacctgaaagattacttaaagcaggccaatcattgattgttatgaacaacattgctcgtaggtcaaagtgttcttgtttgtactcatcccagacacatacacctggtttgttccataaaactagaagttcttcaactaatgtcttcagatagacatcaatgtcgttgccaggttgcctcagaccttggatgaggattggcatcataatgaacttccgcttcatgcataaccatggaggaaggttgtagatacatagagtaactggtcaagtgctatgactagtgctctgctccccaaaaggattcataccatctgtacttaaggcgaaccttaagtttctagccttatttgcaaactctggaaattccctgtctatcgctctccactgggacccatcagctgggtgtcttagcatattgtctaccttacggtcttctttatgccaccgcaacaactttgcatggtctttatttctgaacaaatgttttaagcatggtattataggagcataccacataaccttagcagggattttctttctaggacgttgttcaccctcgacgtcaccaggatcatcgcgcctgatcttataccgcgctgctttacataccgggcattcatctaaattctcgtattcattgccatggtagaggatgcagtcattaggacatgtatgtatcttctggatttttaatcccaaagggcagacaaccttttttgcttcgtacatagtggtgggcaattcatttggcttcggaagcatcttctttatgaggttcaataaattcctaaatgccttgttggatataccattctttgccttccattatagcaattctagtgttgtacccagctttttttgcccctcttcggccgtcgggtatagcaacttcctatgatcctcaagcatgtgctcgaacttaactttctctttttcactttcgcattcttgttgtgcatcacgaatggcatcgccaagagcatcaccgagatcatcttctgccgctacctcttcttcatctctccccattatagtatcatcaaaggcatcatactgagcaataatgtcatcaatgtctaaatcttctccttcaccttcttccatcatgaccccgctttctccatacttagtccaacatatatagtttcacatgaaacctgacttaagcaaatgtgaatgaagactcattgagcttgaatattcctttaaattcttacatatggcacatggacatcacatgaaaccatcccgcttatttgcctcagccacacctaagaaatagtgcacgccctccataaagtcttgggagcgacgatcggcattgtacatccaatggcgtgatatAATctacattacacgacaaattatgaaaatcttgaacataattaagtattttattacacaacatagatgacacacacacggttgattaattaactaagcctggctacaacgtaagcaatcccaactatcactaaacaaactaaaggGATAATGGTGTTCTTACCCTTGTCCAGTAagtcaattgtgattttacccctacttttttaactttgtgtttttacccttgTTATTTTAAACTGAATGGTCCGTTTGCCCCTGCTTCTCATGTCCGTCAAATTAACATGGattaaacaaattaaaaaaattctaaatcTGAAAAGCAAGGGCTAAATGACCATAATGCCCCTTATCCTTATGTCCTCATCCATCCTAGATTGAAGGACGGGCGTCGTCTGTCTGCATCGGGCTCGGGCTGTTCGTGAGTGCGGGTTCCCGGCGGCGGCTGTAGAAGCACCGAAGGGGAGGCCATGGCTCCAGAGCACGGGCGCGAGAAGGGGCTGCCTCCTGGTTGTGGGCGCGGGGCCACGGCTCTAGGTGCGGGCACGACCTTCCTCCAGGCGCGGCGGCCGTGCGAGCTCACGGCGCGGCGGGTGCCGCTAGGCGGGCATCGCGGCATGGCTAGCGGgcttgagggagagggaggaccTCCTCGCCCAGATCCAAGCCGCCGGAGAAGGAGATAGAGGAGCTCCTCGGTCCCCATGCCACGCCGTTGCTGGAGGGAGGAGATAGGGTGCTCGATCCCCCGCACCACCACTAGATCTGGCTGGGGGAGCGGCGGTAGCGGCGAAAGAACCAGCGGGGCGGGGTTGCCTCCTGGCCACGGTGGCTGCATCGGCGGGGCGCGTGGCTTCGTCCAGGCGGCCACGGGGAGGTCGCGGTGACCTCCCGAGGGTCTCGGCGTGCGCGGAACGCATGGACGGTGAGGCTGCGGCCTACGGGGGGAGATGATGGCCGGCGAAGGGAACGGGGATGAAGGGTGGAGGCAGAGCGGCATCGAGGTCAGTGCCCTGCAGTTCGCCTACGACAGGCAGTCGCCGCTCTTCGCGAGCTTCAACCTCCGCGTCGCACCCGGCTCCCACTGCCTCCTCGTCGGCGCCAACGGATCAGGTATGTATGCTTGTCACTGTCCCCTGCCTCCTGCCGTGGTTCATCTTATGGATTATGGGTAGGAGTGTATGTGTATTCGTATTGATTGACCATCGCAGTTTGATCTGTAGTCTCTAGGTGTCTAGTGAAAGGGAAATCACAATTCTGTAGGCTTATGGGGATGAGAGGCGATCAAGTCTGCGGCATAGGATGCCCTATTGTGATTGAATTGAAGTAGTTCCAGTGTCCACTGCCTCAATTTTTAATGGCACACTGCAACAATTAGTGTTTGATTTGATGGTTGCTTACGATGGGGATTGCCTGCCCAACTCTTCGCACCCAATGGTCCCTTTAATGATGAAAACTGTGTTGTTCATAGCGTTATCCTTGGAATTGTGGAATTAAACAGTCTGGTTGTGTAGCTAGGCATGTGCTGCAGAAGCTTGATGGAGTGATAAATGCAATAAAGTTAACTGCATGTAGCACCAACTAGTGTTGTTTCTGTGTTATCCATTTTGTGCTACTCCCCCCACTGATTTTTCAGCACtgtgcatttcataaacatgtactCCACTTTCTTTCTGCCTTTCTTTCTCATGGAGATCAGAAGGCATGGTTTGAATTTGACAGTGGCTAACTCAGTGGCTGATCTCTGCTTCGAGTGCCTACGTGCTGGGCTGCTGTCATGGTCCCTATGGGATTGGCCAAGTCAGTGGTGTGATCCAAATGTTTGTAGCTATATTCATCTGCCAGCTATTGCCGTTTTGCTTGTTTGGCATGCAAATTTTAGGACATGGTTTTTGTTATTTTCATGCTTGGCCAGGAAGGCAGGTAAGGAATGACATGGATTGGTTTATGTTTGTGCTAGTGATCAGTGTGTTGCTCAACCAACCTGAACCGGGTGCATTGCGTAGACACTTCTTAGTTCATGTCCTTCAACTGCTTGTTCAACAAACAGGTTTGGATACTTGGTTAGTTCATCAGGGGTGTTCAGTTATTGCACAATGCGGGATTTGGCTGCATTTTGTTACTTTTTGGTATATATACTGATTATGTTATTTATGTTGCTATAAGACCACTGGGGTACTAAACTGTAGTGCTGATTGTTAGAATGAGGTATGTGGTGATTCTGGCCATGCAACCAATTTTAGGACTTGTGTGTGTAGACAACCCATTTTTTAGTTGATATAGATGGTGTTGATTTCTTACTTAAAGCTATCGTCTTTGATGACCTCGCTTGTTTTTATCAGAAAACTGCAATGCCTTTTATGTTACAACAAAATTTCATTTCTAAAAATGTTGTTGGCGGTACTGTGTCAGTTGTCAACAGTCCAATTCCATCCTCACGGCTTTAACCCTCAAACTAGTGTATTAGACTTGAGGATTGCTGCTGATGTGTTTCCAGATCCTGTGTGAATTCAGATGCTCTCCTTCATGCACACGTGGTCTCGTATTGGGAAGTGAGCTAGTTTGTCCTCCTGATTGCTTCCAGTACAAGGGAACACTTGATGTATTCTTAAAGTGGTCAAAGGAAGAGAATCAGGAGAGGGCAGCAGTGAGCCAATGTAAGTCATAGTTGTATTGGTGTACTTATTTGTTGATGTAATCATTACTAACCAACCTGTTTAATGCTTTTCAGAGGGAGGGGAAGAGGAGGGCGAACAGGAGGAAGGCTAGCTAGTTTGTTAGATCTCTAGGCCTTAAATGAGATGGATGTAGCTTTTTGTGCTTCATATTATTGTCATGATGCTAGcaaaggtgctgccaaaattttgaatatttatcaatattaaatttgagttcaaataattgcaagttgtgccaaatatgtttgatcaaatttaatcaattgtcagcatacaataaaaaagtctaattccaaatcagggtaaaatcacaattaggcataacaaacaggggtaaaatcgcatgggcattcatgtccttttgtataaagtttaacaccgttaggggtggatgatgGAGCAGGGGTAAACTGGTGCTTtgtgaatggcacagtaggggtaaattcacaaagtcaaaaaaataggagcaaaatcacaatttcgatacaaaacaagggtacaaacgcaagagccccaaactataatgcacttcagtaacataattatttcgtgatcgtacgcaactaaaatagataaatcattcttctgttgaatatcaataagcttctcctgctggctcactgcctcatcatcatcagccactacctcaagcgcacccaaattctgcacgtatgtagcataatcttcctcccagtaccaaccatcgcatccattgccctcccactgaaattaaagccaaaaaatatttagtaaaaaatattcaagaaaagcaggtcaattagccataataataaaatgcataagaaactcacatcgcgatccgggcacttgtagaaaacacgacccttattgggtccctatctcttgactcgatactccatcacaatcttctgcttacacttgccgcagataatgagagggagttctggcctcagtcgtttcgcaaccgaacgagaggccgaggatccagtaccggttgtcatctactttctatacttatttttgcaaactagtgtaaatttcatattttctaaaatgatatatttaaacaaaactagtacggatttcacatgtttcaataaataatcatccgtactagttgaccttgcttacgtgattatcttggcgagcatttctccaccggacggcaccgtacttggccaaggaagagctccgattctacgaggaaggcaacacggtcttccacgaccgtttcCACtctcctcgtagaatcaaagctcctccttgacgtccgttaccgctcggcagagaacatgctcaccgagctgaacacggtccgcaagttcaactagtacggattttctacaattttctaactattttctaagtttttcatttcatggaaaaattaattctaaaaaaaaggcatgatttctaagtatttcatttcatagaaaaaataattctaagtgacctgctcgatatcggtgagctcgcgggcgtttaggttgccgaggatagtaacatttgtagatgacatttgtaggtatgaagttatcaaatatccatcaaattatagctaaaaaacatgtttcaataaataaccatccgtactagttgaccttgcttacgtgatcatctcggcgagcatttctccaccggacggcaccgtacttggccaaggaagagctccgattctacgagaaagggaacacggtcttccacgaccgttgccgctctccctcgtagaatcaaagctccttcttgacgtccgttaccgctcggcagagaacatgttggccgagctgaacacggtccgcaagttcaactagtacggattttctacaattttctaactattttctaagtttttcatttcatggaaaaattaattctaagatcacgtaagccgccggggacgaggatagcgcgtgctccagcgaggacgagcgaggcgtgattttgatgaactaatttaacttttgattatccaaacatatatgcaaatcatcatgtgattttgagctaaaaatgacatatcaaatcataataaagtccaacatataaagttacatatgcatctacatcgcaaaatgagacaagctactgataaaacataagaggattaagtttgttacctccaaaatcgaagagcaacaccaatggagggggagagagcaagaacaacagcaagctgaagaatagaggcagtgagtttgaatggaatggctcgggctcgaggaggaagaaatgagctggattataggccgggataattagtcccggtttgggggccaaaccgggactaaagattaatctttattcccagggcatcacccaaaccaggactaaagatccctgccccgcagacgaccgttgggcagggacctttagtcccggttggtattaccaaccgggactaatgggtcctttagtcccgggggaaaaaataccgaggctaatgctaaattgggacatcgttctaaagtctgttctctagtagtgcgcAGTGCCGTGTCTGGACCGAGAGTTCGGCACGGTGGCCCGAGACGGCACGGCATGATAGAACATCGTGCCGCATAGTGTCGTGCCGCTATAGTGACGTGCCGCATAgtgccagcgctgtgccagggccAGGCCGCCCGTTTGGCCATGTATCCTAAACACACCCAAAAAAAAATACGGCTCAGACCATGTAGCCAATGCTAGCATTCATGCTGTATGCTGGCCCAAAATATTGTGTCGTGTCGTGTCGTGCTTTTGAGTCGTGCCAAAAGACTATGTCACGGCCTGCCCTCGGCCAAGTCCCAGCTCTACACATAGCAACATAGCAGACAGATTTCTCTCAAAGAAAAACTGTAGCAGGCAGATTTAGGGCCAGTTTGACACCGCTCCTGCGTGCTCCGGCTCCGGCACTGTTCACGCACTGTAGCCGGGAGCCGCAGGAGCTGCAAAAACGAGCTCCGCCGGCTTCGTGAACAGTGCCCAGTAACAGTGAGACAAAAAaagtaggagagagaaaaacagctTCAATAAACAGTGTTGCTACAGTATATGAGAGCGAAAAACGGCTTCATAAACAGTACCGATGTCGATGAAAGCCGGAGCCGTCGGAGCTGAAACAAACGAGTCCTTTATATAGTAGCTAGCCATGACCATGACCAACACGGTCGGCTCAAAACGGTCAAACATCCCAGCCCCCATGCATCCGTCGCCGCTCAGTAGTCTTTAGTCAGTACTCCCGCGCCGCGCGCCATGCCATGTCCCTTCTCAAGAATAGCCTCGCCGCGCGCGGAACGCCCGGAGCACGCACCGCCCAATCCCACTCCCCGTGTTCGGCCGTCCTTGAGGGATCGCGCACCGCAACAAGGACCACGCCGCGGCGCACCGCCGCCGCGCCGGCAGagaaacgacgacgacgacgcatcGTCACCGGTCGAGATGGAGCTGTTCGAGCGCGCGAGGACGGTGCGGCTGCGGAGCCACCACGACAAGTACCTGTacgcggacgaggacgaggcgcaCGTGATCCAGGACCGGAACGCGGCGTCCCCGAACGCGCGGTGGGTGGTGGAGCCCGTGCCGCACGCCCCCGGCGTGCTCCGCCTCCGCGGCCGCTACGGCCGCTACCTCTCCGCCTCAAACGAGCCCTTCCTCCTCGGCTTCACGGGCCGGAAGGTGCTGCAGACGCTGCCGCACCGCCTCGACTCCTCCGTCGAGTGGGTGCCCGTGCGCGACGACGCCGGCACCAACGCGCACGCCCGCGCCGCGCGCCTCCGGACCCGGTACGgcaacttcctccgcgccaacgcGGGGCTCCCGCCGTGGCGGAACTCCGTCACCCACGACGCGCCGCACCGGCACAGCGGGTGGGTGGTCTGGGACGTGGAGATCGTGCAGGCGCTCCCGCCGCCGACGGGACCcgactcctcgtcctcctccgccgccgccgagacCGACGCCGACCCCTTCGCTTCCTCCCCGACTCCGTCATCGTACAGCAACAAACCGCCCTCCCGCCCGCAGTCTCCGGCTCCCTTGCCAACGTCGGCGCTGAGGCCACCGCCCCCGCCGGCGCACCACCGCGAAGAGAACTTGGCTCCGTTCAGAGCgcagcccccgccgccgccgccgggcgacATCGCGCCACCCGCTCCCGGCCTGTACAGGCTCGAGGTGCGTACACTACTCACAGCCTCCGATCAAATCACCTGAGCAGCCAAAGACATGCAGATTGCTTGCGCACGAGATTTCCATGGTGACTTATTACCATCTATCTCGCCGGCCGGCCGGGCTCGGTTGCGTCTGTCTGTGCTGTGCATGCAGTCGACGGACTCCTTCTCTGTGCCGATGCACAAGGTGGAGGGGCGAGCGGTGCACTACCACATCGGGGACAGCAATGGGGAGGTGAGGCCGGACGAGGAGCCGCACTACTTGACGTTCAACGGGACGAGCCTGGAGGAGCTGCTGGAGAGGCTCAAGCAGGAGACGGGGCTCGACGACGTCATCATGTGCTCGCGCAGCCCCATCAACGGGAAGCTCCTGCCGCTCCGCCTGCAGCTGCCGCCCAACAACGCCGCCGTGCATATCGTGCTTGTGCAGGAGTCGTCGAAAGGTGCGCTTTCTTCTTCGACATTACTCAGTATATGTTAAATTGGTGTCTACGTACCATTGCATCGAATCGACACGATACAccagttttttttcttttattcacGAACTGAAACGCCATTTGCTTTTCATGCACTAAACCGAAGTGAACTGTTACTGATACCACATATTGAGGAAACTTCATGTGGTGTAGGAATTTTTTTTTATGACAATGTGGTGTAGGCATTAGTAGTATTGATTTATCACCTTCCAATATTTTTTTTAGGAAAACACGAGGGGTTGCCCCTACAAGGATTTGTTAAACAAAATATAAACAAAAGGTTACAAGTACCGGTTCACGATACAAAGAAAGACACAACGAAAATTAGCAGAATTACACATAATTGTCTAGCCATGAACTAA belongs to Miscanthus floridulus cultivar M001 chromosome 4, ASM1932011v1, whole genome shotgun sequence and includes:
- the LOC136551077 gene encoding uncharacterized protein, producing the protein MELFERARTVRLRSHHDKYLYADEDEAHVIQDRNAASPNARWVVEPVPHAPGVLRLRGRYGRYLSASNEPFLLGFTGRKVLQTLPHRLDSSVEWVPVRDDAGTNAHARAARLRTRYGNFLRANAGLPPWRNSVTHDAPHRHSGWVVWDVEIVQALPPPTGPDSSSSSAAAETDADPFASSPTPSSYSNKPPSRPQSPAPLPTSALRPPPPPAHHREENLAPFRAQPPPPPPGDIAPPAPGLYRLESTDSFSVPMHKVEGRAVHYHIGDSNGEVRPDEEPHYLTFNGTSLEELLERLKQETGLDDVIMCSRSPINGKLLPLRLQLPPNNAAVHIVLVQESSKVAKTFA